A segment of the Corylus avellana chromosome ca2, CavTom2PMs-1.0 genome:
AGCTCCACCATGCTCACCCTGGGCTGCCATCTCAATCAACATATAGAGCTTCTTGATAGGCACctacaaagagaaatgaaacaaaaggagagaaaaatgagTATGAATAACAATGTCCATTCCTTTGCTACTCATTTCTTCTGTAACAATGTTCATTTATAATGCTTGTATCAAGATACATGTTAGGCATATTAGTGCAGGAGTAAATTTCAAATGGTTCACAGATCTAAAGCTAGAGCTCCTAGAAAGGACCAGAAACTAAAACAAATATTCAACACCCGGCCCCCAAAAACgcgaagaaaaaaaaggattaaaaagaacaaaattcatGATACGTCCCCGGGAAACTATACAGTAATTGGTTTAAACGACCGGTTGGAGGATTGTTGGATTTTCCTGATTTTCATTGATTCTTTTCGgtgaaataaattaaaggaagaGTGAAtgagaaacattttttttaaaaaaaaaaaaaaaagacccgaGAAATATGTCAAAAGGGTGATGAAGTATAACTTACATCATTCAGGGCCTCTGCAGCTGCATCGATGTCTTCATCAGCAAAAACATTCAGCTTTTCTAGCACCTGCGATGAGAAAAAGAGTAGATTAACATACATTCAAACTTTGAAGCTAAATGGTAGTATAATCCAGCAACAGAAAGCCAAATAAGAACACCACAACCACTATATATCCAAGACAAGAACAGAATTGCTTGAAAATAATTTACCTTCTTTGCATCATCTGTCTTCAATGTAGGAACATGGTAAGTGATAGAGAAAGCATCACAAATACCAATTGAATCTAAGATGCCAACTTCACTCGTTGTCCCTAAAACCAGAAGTTTTTTTCCCTGACAACAAAAATCACAAGATGAACTAGTAATTATGACTTCAGCAAGCTCAGAAAACTACCATTCACCAAATCATAATTCACATAGTTACTAAAGAAAAAACCATGGCCCAAGATATCAGAAATTATCACATATAAAGGTGTCTACGAATTCAGCAGGCGGCAAATGCTATTTGCACAGCCAGTGATTGTGACATGAATAATCAGGGACAAAACAGCAGAACAACTTTCACCATAGTCTCACATACTAGGATTATGATTTAATGCATCTATTAGCTCCAGAAAAGTTGCTAGTTTCTTTTATAGGTAAGTGCAACTCATTTATTCAAACATGGGATTGAACTATGGCCTAATCCTCCACTCTTTCATCAGATAGGAGATGCTAGATCTTAGCTCTGTTctcaaaaattgcaatttacTAATCTTGAAAgaattcatatttttcttcttcctttattcCTCCTTCATATATATTGGGATCAAGACTTAGTAAAGTTGTATAGGTTATCTGTTGGATTTAGAAGTTCTAGATATATTTAGCTAGGCCTCCCTCAAGAAAAATGTCTGGCCATGCCACTGGGATATAGTATAGTATAGTAGGAAACAAATTTATAAGAACAGTTTCTAGGCAGTAAAgacaaatgaaaaagagaaaNNNNNNNNNNNNNNNNNNNNNNNNNNNNNNNNNNNNNNNNNNNNNNNNNNNNNNNNNNNNNNNNNNNNNNNNNNNNNNNNNNNNNNNNNNNNNNNNNNNNTCACACCTGATATTGAGATTCATTTGTCAATTCTCTTAGCCCTTAGGTCCCCCTCCCTCTTATTTTGTGGCCATTAGATATCTGATATTGAGGGTCATTTGTCAATTCTCTTAGCCCTTAGCCTTAGGTCCCCCTCCCCCTTGTGTTGTGGGGTATTAGACATCTGATATTGAGAGAATAATTTGTCCATTCTCTTGGCCCTTAGGTCTCCCTCCCTCGTGTTTTGTGGGACATTAGATATCTGATATTGAGAGTCATTTGTCCACTTTCTTAGCCCTTAGGTCCCCCTCTCCCTTGTTTTGTGGGGCATTAGATATCTGATATTGAGAGGGTCATTTGTCCATTCTCTTGGCCTTTAGGTCCCCTCTCCCTTGTTTTGTGGGGCGTTAGATATCTGATATTGAGAGTCATTTGTCCACTCTCTTAGCCCTTAGGTCCCCCTCCCCCTTGTTTTGTGGATATCTGATATTGAGAGAGTCATTTGTCCATTCTCTTAGCCCTTAGGTCCCCCTCCCCCTTGTTTTGTGGGGCAATAGATTAGATATCAGTCTTGTTTGGTAATGGTAAAACCAAAAAGTCTTAGCATAAAACCATTAATAAACAGTTCAACTGTTAAAAATCACTAAACACTATTTGAAAAACGTTTCAAATATGGGAAcgttttgaaagaaagaaaaaaaaaacaaaaacaaaaacaaaacaaaaaaaacaaaatcaaaaacaaaaaaagtgctTAGTTTTTTAGGTATAGGGGCACATTTActactttaaaaatttgaaaaataaaaagactgaAGAGAGGTGGCCAACGAGGAACATAATTCTCTTactttcacttgaaattgagagaagcTATTTCAAGCTCAATagtagattttattttattttttacagaTCTAATGATGTATTTGTtgttacattatttaaaaatttgaaatgatgtGGCACCATGTACACTTTCagatgcaacaaaacaaaattttgaccataaaataactTCTTTCCAtttaaagtaaaacaaagagAATCCCGATCCCTTTAACAGAGAGGAGAGTGGTGGTAGCCATCCAAATTTGGCGGCCATCACAACAAGCCAGGGATGGACATGTAGCCACCCTTCTCCTCCGTTGGGGGTGGCCATACAActactctctcttttttaaaaaaatttataagcaAAAAGTCATCCAAGTAGCATATTTTCTCAAATGTTAACTCTcgtcaaaattttaatttttttttttttttttttttaaaaaaaaaaacatttttcaaagtGTTGGTACGGTTCTAGTCTAGTGTGATTGACATGCTTTTCGAGGATAAAATAAGGGTTTGGTCTACCTTCCAATCCGATCTTCTGATTCCTGCAAAATAAGAGACAACCAAGAGAGCACTCGCCCTGTGTGTAGGCATGATCTCCCTCTGATGACTAAGTTAGATTCTTGAGTAGTATCGGCATAATGCACAATAATTCAGTCTAGGGTTTATACCTGGTGCATGACTAAGGCTATTATGCatgacctatttataggctaaggGGTTTATTCCAACCTCGGGTCGATCTTCTACCTTGGCTTGAATTAGGACTCTTGGAGCTTGATTTGGACTAGGAGTCGTAATAAGATTTGGACTCTAATTTAGCTGGATATGAGATCTTTATATAGTTTCTGCGAGGTTCAATCCCGGCAACCCATGAATCAAATCTTAGTCAAATTTTGTCGTGGGAATAAAagatacataaaaaaaaaaaaaatcattacttACTAAGAAAATAGTTTTTACCATTTCTTTGGTGGTTCTCCTTGTGTTTTCATAATTCTACATGAATAATGTTTTGCCTAATTAACCGGGATAATCTAGCCGTTACGTTAACTATATCAACAATTAGTCGCTGTAACAACCGATTGGTCGCCACCACAATTAGTGGATAAAAAAGTGAACGACATGATGGAATTTGGGAAAGCCGACANNNNNNNNNNNNNNNNNNNNNNNNNNNNNNNNNNNNNNNNNNNNNNNNNNNNNNNNNNNNNNNNNNNNNNNNNNNNNNNNNNNNNNNNNNNNNNNNNNNNATGCCTGTCGGCTCCAGGGTCCCACAAGATACTTATCTCGACTCTCAGCGTACCAAATAGCTTCTCACTCTCAGAATCTAAAATACGAAAGAAATTTCGAAATTTCGAAAAATGAAAATCCTGAGCCAACTTTTTCCGATCATCTTCTTCGTAATCTAGAGCAGCCGTTGGGGGTTTGGTTACGGTACACCATGCCCACATAACAATTGCTGTAGCCGTCACCTCCTCTATCCACAGCCGTTGGATCGTGTGAATGGGATCGTCATCGGCGTTCATCCTGATCTGCCTGCTACACTGTCTGATCGCGGTGACTTGCGGGTCCCTGATGATGTTCTACATGAAGGATGTGTACAAGCTGGGGCACGGGATCGAGACGACGACGAAGCTGCTGGGGTCCACGCCACACGACCAGCTTCTGATCCGGACCTCCGACTCCTTCTCGGGCTTGCTCATGTTCGCGATCGGGTTCCTCCTCTTCATGGTGGCCTTCGTCAGGGACCGAGACTTCCAGGCCTTCTTCGCCAAGGGGTGCACGTTTCTCCATGTTTCCATGGCCATGTGGCGCGTCTACTTCGAGAGCAGGGTTGAGGATCTCGCCTGGGATTCGCTCAGGCAGACAGTTGGCGACATCCTATTGGCTACCTCGTGGGTGTCTTTTCTTGTTTACTCCTGGAGAGAGAAGTACGATTAGGCCCCTGGCTTCTCTCCTTAATTACGattctctcctcttttttttttgtcgtaaattttgttttattatattgGGTTTCTCTAATAGTATAATGGAATACTCGTCTTTGTAAATCTCTTCATCTTGAATTAATAACGGTGAAGATTTTGtgaattaattaagtaaagATAGTGCAATTGGGTGTGTTGTTAATTAGTATTTGGGGTGAGAAGTCGTTTGGCATAGCACTTTGCATGAGTAGATGGTTGACAAATGTTGAGAGAAACTATTGCATGAcccatattatattatattgtcacatctaaaatttttaaataatatgacacGACATACATcgttaaatgcaacaaaacaaaataacgAGACCCGAATTGATTAACCCTTCAGTTTGATGAATATAAATTAACCTGATGTCACCCAATGGTGCATTAATCACCATGGATTATGGATGGTTCAGTGCATTATGAGGCTGGAGATTTAGAGAGCTCAACTCAAGGACTGGTTTCAGTGCAAAGAATTATcaggtaattttgttttgttagtgTCCATTTGGTTTAACGTTTGGTAAAATCACAATTCGACCTTTCAAATCTCCTTTGTCACTTGAAaacatgatttatttttctcacATTTTCAAACGCAACCTTAAACAGGATAGCTTTTgtttaaaatgatattttcgGTCTGCAAAATTGCACGAGTAATTAACTAAACTGgtttatcaaatatttgataCAAACTGGAATTCTCAAACTGTTATGCTATTGGGAACCCCTCTGCAGGTAACCCCAGGTCCTGAGCTCGGAATGAGCAGCTCATATGGtgtgttgagaataaggttgtatattgaatcacaaaatataatgtacagaagaggcctatatataggcgaataatacagacctagtagaataaggaaatgaataatacagacctagtagaataaggaaaggtaaacctagtaaccctagaataccaaagaaagtaaataataataatataatattatctaacagccccccacaagctcaaggtggagtgcgagagaccaacttgaggttggacacaagatcacgaaaacgtcctggaggatgtgactttgtaaagatgtctGCGAGCTGATCACGAGACGTGACAGAATGAAGTTGTAGTgagccctgaagaagatgatgacgaacaaaatgacaatcaatctcaatatgttttgtccgttcatgaaaaacatcattatgagcaatctgaatagCACTCTTATTATCACAGTATACAggagtagcagaagaaagagagacacccatATCTTGTAACAAccatcgcaaccaaagaagctccgcggtagtgtcagctagagcacgatattctgcctctgtgctagatcgagcaacaacagtctgtttcttacttcgcCAAGAAATAAGCGAGGTGCCAAGTAGAAAACAATaaccagtggtagagcgacgatctgttggatcacccgcccaatcagcatcagtatAAGCATGTAGCTGTAAAGGAGACTGAGAGGAGAAATAAagcccatgaaataatgtccccttcagATACCGAAGAATGCGTAGAACagctgagaaatgagtggagcgaggagcagccataaattgactcacctgaTGGACAGCATATGAGATATCAGGTCGAGTGACAGTAAGGTAGACAAGACTGCCAACTAAATGccgatataaggtaaaatcatgaagaggctcgccatcatgaggagtgagACGAGTATTAAGCTCAGTCGGTGTGTCGACAATCTTACTGTCTGTAAGATTTGCCCGAGAAAGTAGATCAGATATATACTTGGCCTGTGTTAAATAATAACCATCTGAAGAAGATgagatctcaagaccaagaaaatagctaagagggccaagatctttcatctcaaagtgttgACTAAGAAACTGTTTAAGTTCCTGAATACCAGTCATATCATCCccagtgataatcatgtcatcaacatatagtagaagaagtatggtacccGGTCTGTGCGGCAAATAAACAAGGCAGAATCATAAGAACTGATGGAGTAGCCAAGGCGAGAGATAGTGGCgctaaacttagcaaaccatGCTCGAGGTGCTTGCTTAAGCCCATAGAGTGCTCGACGAAGAcgacaaaccttgtttgtaggatgagataatccaggaggtggctgcatataaacttcttcacttaaatcaccattaaggaaggcatttttgacatccatttgacatAGTGACCAATGCCGAGAGGCTGCAACAGCCAAAAGAGCACGCACAGAAGAAAGGCGAGCaactggagcaaaagtctcctcataatccacaCCATATTCCTGAGTAAAACCTCTGGCCACAAGTCGAGCCTTGTACCTGTCAATAGTACCATCggaacaagtcttgattttgtaaacccacttacacccGACCGCAGATTTTCCAAGAGGTAAGTCAACCAGATCCcatgtattgttcttgtgtaaagcatcaagttcctctttcatcgcagcctgccaaagagggttagtggaGGCCTCACGAAAAGAGTGAGGCTCGTGCAAGGTAGCTAAggcatgaaagcaatgaaaatcctgtaaatgggaaggaagagatcttACTCGGGTGGATCGACGAATGTCAGGTGATGGAGTGCAGACTGGATCCTCAGATGGAACAGAACCTGGGGAGGCAGGCGAAGAACTTGGGGACGCAGGCAAAGAACTTGGGGACGCAGGCGAAGCAGCGTCGAGGGCATCAGATGACTGCAGTTCTAGTGAGAGAGACTCAGGCAAGACATTGGTGGTGGgagtaggagaaagaggaaactcAAAAAGGGTAGTAAAGGGAGGGGATGATGGCATGCTGAATTTGCCGACGTCGTGGAATAGTCGATGCTCCCAAAAAACTACATGACGGGAGATGCGAAGACGACGAGACACAGGATCATAACACCGGTAGCCCTTGTGTTCcactccatatccaagaaaacaacacaaccgaGAACGAGGCTCAAGTTTGGTGCGCTCATGAGGctggagtaaaacaaaacaggcagaaccaaagacacggagatgatgatatgaagggatagagccaaacaaccgctcatgaggagtgcaattatcaaggatagggGTAGGCAACCTATTGATTGTGTAGACAGCCGTGAGAGTGGCTTCACCCCAAAACGGGGTAGGAACAGATGTGGAAATGAGAAGAGCACGGACAGTGTCtaaaatgtgcctaagtttacgttcagctcgaccattttgttgtgaggtgcctGGACACGACAAGTGCCATGCCCATAATGTTTTAGAAtagcttgaaaatcatgttgagtatattctaaagcattatcagaacgaaaagccttaatgggttttgaaaattgggtttcaaccattttggcaaaagtacgataaatatccaataattcagaacgagatttcattaaaaacacccaagtgtaacgagagaaatcatcaacaaaaataacaaaataacgtgagccactcatactagcaacaggagaaggtccccaaacatcagaatgaattaaatcaaaagaagcagtagcatgagagtcactattattaaatggcaaagccggttgtttaccaagttgacatgaactacaatcaaaagaattattggaaactgaacctaacaaacccttggaagctaaaaattgaacgcgagaggcagatgcatgaccaagacgcgaatgccaaagtgcaagagatggtgatgatgaagaggcTGCAGCAGAGATGCCTGTGGCGGGGAGATGTAAGGATGATAGTTCAAACATACGCCCAATTCTACGCCCGGTCCCAATGGTCTGATTCGTACGAGGATCCTGTACATGCAcaccagaaaagtcaaaaacaagtctatatccaagttcacacagttggccaacagaaagaagattgaaggataatccaggcac
Coding sequences within it:
- the LOC132171993 gene encoding uncharacterized protein LOC132171993, with the protein product MGSSSAFILICLLHCLIAVTCGSLMMFYMKDVYKLGHGIETTTKLLGSTPHDQLLIRTSDSFSGLLMFAIGFLLFMVAFVRDRDFQAFFAKGCTFLHVSMAMWRVYFESRVEDLAWDSLRQTVGDILLATSWVSFLVYSWREKYD